A single genomic interval of Nostoc commune NIES-4072 harbors:
- a CDS encoding cation:proton antiporter, whose product MHLLDPINFSFPLLATATQAADSSMVVAAVLLSLVVVYLASKVGGELSNQVGLPPVLGELVGGVVVGISVFHLLVFPEGGTDSSNSLIMSFLQITAGLTPEATPAVFAAQSEVISVLAELGVIILLFEIGLESNLKDLMAVGIQATVVAVVGVAVPFAAGTVGLMTLFGISAVPAIFAGAALTATSIGITSKVLSELGRLNSKEGQIILGAAVIDDVLGIIVLAVVASLAKDGVVDVSKVIYLIISATGFILGAILLGNVFNKSFVAIADKLKTRGGLVIPAFIFAFAMAYLAAVIHLEAILGAFAAGLVLEETDKRKELQRQVCPIADMLVPIFFVTVGAKTDLGVLNPAIPDNREGLIMATFLIIVAILGKVITGLSVFGQPEINRLAIGVGMIPRGEVGLVFAGVGAASGALSKPLGAAIIMMVILTTFLAPPLLRFVFPDPKTVDSGSDQLILDGSSASLVIEPPQSRVPASNDSGNLEVTPESSDR is encoded by the coding sequence AACCAAGTGGGTTTACCGCCTGTCTTAGGCGAACTGGTAGGTGGTGTGGTAGTTGGTATCTCTGTTTTCCACCTTTTAGTGTTTCCAGAAGGCGGCACAGACAGTTCTAACTCTTTGATCATGTCCTTCCTTCAAATCACTGCTGGTTTAACGCCTGAAGCTACTCCAGCCGTGTTTGCAGCGCAGTCTGAGGTCATTTCGGTTTTGGCAGAATTGGGTGTGATTATCCTACTGTTTGAAATCGGCTTGGAATCGAACTTAAAAGATTTAATGGCAGTTGGTATCCAAGCTACCGTCGTTGCAGTAGTGGGGGTAGCAGTACCCTTTGCCGCTGGAACTGTGGGATTGATGACTTTGTTTGGTATTAGTGCTGTACCTGCGATTTTTGCCGGGGCGGCTTTGACTGCCACTAGTATCGGTATTACTTCTAAAGTGCTGTCAGAGTTGGGGCGACTCAATTCTAAAGAAGGGCAGATTATTTTGGGTGCTGCCGTAATTGACGATGTTTTGGGAATCATCGTTTTAGCGGTAGTTGCCAGCCTAGCTAAAGATGGTGTAGTGGATGTCAGCAAAGTTATTTATTTGATTATCAGCGCCACTGGTTTTATTTTGGGAGCAATCCTACTAGGGAATGTTTTCAATAAATCTTTTGTGGCGATCGCTGATAAACTCAAAACACGCGGTGGACTAGTAATACCAGCATTCATCTTCGCTTTTGCTATGGCATACCTTGCCGCCGTCATCCACTTAGAAGCAATTTTAGGAGCTTTTGCGGCGGGTTTAGTTCTAGAAGAGACAGATAAGCGCAAAGAACTACAAAGGCAAGTCTGTCCCATTGCCGATATGTTAGTGCCAATTTTCTTTGTAACTGTTGGCGCAAAAACCGATTTGGGAGTTTTAAACCCAGCAATTCCCGATAATCGAGAAGGTTTAATTATGGCAACTTTCCTGATCATAGTAGCCATTCTCGGTAAAGTAATCACAGGCTTAAGCGTGTTTGGTCAACCGGAAATCAACCGTTTAGCGATCGGTGTAGGGATGATTCCTAGAGGAGAAGTTGGATTAGTGTTTGCTGGTGTCGGTGCAGCCAGTGGCGCTCTCTCGAAACCATTAGGGGCAGCAATTATCATGATGGTTATCTTGACAACCTTTTTAGCCCCTCCTTTGTTACGATTTGTATTTCCAGATCCAAAAACTGTGGATTCAGGCTCAGACCAACTGATTTTAGATGGTTCCTCTGCCTCGTTGGTAATTGAACCGCCTCAGTCAAGAGTGCCAGCATCAAATGACAGTGGCAATTTGGAAGTAACCCCAGAATCTAGCGATCGCTAA